TGCGGAACTTGCCGGTGAGAGTATCAAAATCGAGATCGGACTTATTGTATGGGCCGAATACTTGATAGAAGAAATCAAACTCCGGCTGATCGGTATCGCTGGGGAAATCGATCTTGTCTGAGCCTTTCCAATCGAAACTTATTCCAACGTAGGCAGCGCTGGTATCGGGCAGATCAAAGAAACCGCCGCGCTCGTAGGAGGTCGTGATCTCGGTCTCGGGCGGGTTGTTATTGCGCGAATAAATGCTGAATTCGATTTCGGAGGCGACGGAATCGTTGTCGATGGCGCGCACGAAGAAGAATTGGACAACTGTATCGGCTGGAGTGTTACCGGCAACAAGTCGGACCTCCTGCCGTGTGGGACTGTCGCTGCGTTCGACATCCACAATTGTCCAGCATGCCGGAACGCAGGTGGCGTTCGGGCCGGGCAGCTCGATATTGGCGGCTGCGTAAGCGCGCAGTTGAGCGGCATCGCTGGTATCGATCGACGCTGCAAGTAGGACCTCGGCTGTGACTACGGCGTGCTGATAGGCGACGATATAGCCATCGACGTCGGTACCATACCAGTTAATGACAGGGCTATTCGTGAAGTGCGAACCGGATGCCGGAATATTCACGATCTTGACAATCGGTTTTTCCGCTGGCGGAACTGGCCCATCCGGCGAAGTACTGCACGACGATACGAAAGCAGCCGCCGCGAACAGCAGCAGGATCGCCGCGCTACCTATGAATTTCTTCTGCAAAAACATCTATTCCTCCTCAAACACACATAATTCCACAATTAGAACTTCATCCCGAGGGTGAAGCGGTGGGCTTCGTTAAGCAAGCCCATGTCCTGATAGCCGTAGTCTAAGCGAAGTTCCATCTTGTTGAAGGGAACGCGAAGACCGCCGCCGACACTGAACGTACCTTCATCGTAGTTGAATTTCTCACCAACCCGGATAAAGTAGCGTTCGTCGTAGCCGTATTCAAAGCCGGCATTGTACTTCTCAAGATTGTCGGAAGGATGCGATGCCTCAACGGCAAACACACCTTTGTGTTTCTCACCGTCAAGCACGTTGATCGCGCCGCCAAAACGGAAGTTGATCGGAAGCGGATAGCCCTCTTGAATGAAGGTCATGTCCGGTCCGAAGTTCGAAATCACCATCGAAATCTTGAAGTTGCGGAAACCCGTATCGTAGTTCGTACCGACATCGGCTGCCCAACCGCTGGCGCGTTCGTCTTCAAGAAGTTCATCGATGAACTTCAAGGTCAAGCCGACGCTGAAGCGATCAGTCAAGGCGCGGCCATAGCTCAACGTCGCGGCATAGCTGCGAGCGCCGAAGGTACGACCGGTGCCGTCGAAATACTCATACGTTGTCTCGTCCATGTCGCCGGCATCGAGCGAGTAAAAACCCAATCCCAAAACACCGCCGAAACGATACAACGGATAAGCGATTCCGGCAAAGTCATACCTGATCTCAGCAGGATAATCTACATGTAAACACTACTTCGCGATCATAGAGATGCGTCAGACCGGCAGGGTTGTAATACATCGCCGTCGCATCATTCGACACCGCCACAAACGCTTCCCCCATGCCGATCGCGCGCGCTAACACCGATCTCTAAAAACTGAGCGCCTGCCGTTCCAACCTTCGCCTGTGCCAGCAACATGCCCGGCAGAAGCAAAAGCAGAAGCGACACACCCAGTATCATCTTCCTCACTATCATCGCAGCTCCTCTATCGAAACCGTAAATATTCTTTGTCCTTATAAAGTCCGGAACCCGAAGTTTCGGACTTACTTAATAATAACGAACTTGCCCACTTGGTTGCCCAAAGCGGACTCGACTGAGTACAGATAGACACCTGAAACAGCCGCCTGAGTGTTGCGGGAAATGAGATCCCACGCCATCATGCTTTCGCCTTCTTGAAGCGGCGGACCGCTCGGGTGCTGAAGCTCGCGCACCAAGTCACCATCAAGAGTGTAAATGCGGATCGTCGCTTCCCTCGGCAGATTGGCGAAGTGAATGCGGCGGGCGCGATCCTGGGAGACAACGTTGCCTTCCAGTCGTTCGTAACCGGCATTGAAGTAACCACCATCAACACGATAGGGATTCGGGAAAACGGTAACCTTGAGGTTTTCCTTCTCGACGCGGTCGGCGGAATTGACCGGGTAGATTTGAATCGCATTAGCCAGCGGCGAGCTTTCAAGCGGCGCCAAGCTGGTGGACGGATTACCAAAGTCGAAAGCAGTGACGGACATATAGACGGCCTGCGAAGCAAGAACGCCGTCAATGGTGTATTCATATTCATAGAAAGCGTCTACCGAGTCGTTCAGTTCTTCAACCCAGATCATGTCGCCGGGCTGTGCATCGGGGTAGAGCTTGTAGATGCCGCCTTCTTCGCCCAGATCCGAACGGTTGAAGTCCTGGCTGGTGAAGTAATAGGCGGTTACGCTGTTGTCGGGATCGATCCAAGGCAGTGAGTCGCGCTGTGAGGTGTAGCGACCCGGATCAAAATCTTGGCCGTAAATTAACTTGAGTGAATCCAGGGTGAACGGATTTTCTGTCATTTCCCAGCGCGGCGGAGCAAAGCCGGTATTCAAACGATGACGGCTATAGTTCTCGCGGTCATAGGAAGTAAGAAGTGCGAACTCGCTGAGAATGAGCTTGGAACCCATATAGACGCGATAGCCTTCAAAGTCTTTCTGGAATGAGAATGGATCCAGATTCTGCTCTGTGTCCTTACCATTCCAACGGACGGCGATTCTGCCCGGAGAGGCTGTGAATCTCATAAATGGCGGAGTCGGAGGCGGAGGGCCAGTGAAGTCGGGCACACCGTCACCAAAACGATAGATTTCCTTGCCCGTGCAAGGATTCATGATTGGATCCTCAACGCCAGGAAGTGTACGGATGCCATCATTGTCGGTATCGACGCCCGGGTTGTCATAGACCCATGCCGCCCATTGGGCGTTAGTGGCAAGGTCGGTGAAATCGAGAACGGCATCGAACTTCATTGGGTCGGCTTCATCGTAAAACTTCTTGAAATCATCGGGACGAACATGGAAGCGATCGGCTCCGATGTAGGCCATGGTGACAAGAAGCGAGTCAGCCGGAGCGATATCGAATGGTCCAAATGAAAGCAGGTAACGAGTATCGTAGCCGTCGGCCAGATTCTTGCCGAGAGCAACGTCTGCCGGAGGCGGCAACCAGCCCTGCGCTGTGTAGTTGATAGTCGAGAAGAGCTGGTCGTAGTCGAACTCGCCGTTCTTCATGAAGAAGTACTTATTCTCGTCACCGGCCGGAGTACCCAAACCGCCGGTTCCCAGACTGCGAGCGTTTGACTGAAGGATTGGACCCCAGTCGAGAGTCGGATCGCCCTGCGATACCCACCAGTTAAAGCTGGTTTTAAGTTCCGGGTTCGGAGTACGAACCACGCGCGTGCCTGTGACTGCGGTCGGGCTCTTGGCATCAAATACACCGCCTGCGTTCGGATCGCCGTCATTATCCGCGATCCAGGCAACGTTGATTACGTCTTCCAATTCCGCACATGAGGGCGAAAGAACTGTGTTCTTGAATCCACAGATGTCGTCCTGGAAGAAATTGTTGGTTCCCGGATGTCCGACGTCGGCATCAACATAAATGCCCATGAATGCTTTGCGGATTTCGTTAACTCCGATATTGCGGATGACAAAATCGAGAAGAATAAAATCCTCGGCATACGAATATGACCAAGAGTAGCTTTTCTGTACGATCTCGACGCCAATCGGTGCGTGAGCTCGTCCCTCTTCAGGATTGGTGGCTACATACGATGCATCAGTAAGCGTATCGGAGTAGACGGCAATATAGTCCGCTTCGGAAACAGCGTCGGGTGAATATTCAGGATCCGACTTTCTAATGGTGCGCTTGATCATGTTGCCGCGCGGTGAAGCATCGGCCCACATTTCGAAAGCGCTCTGCCAGCCATCGTGGCCATGGGACACGAGGGTGTCTTCATTGACAATGGCGCCAATCCAAAGAGCGCCCTGGAAGAGATATTCTATTCCGGAACCGGCCGGAAAGACGCACGAAGGAGCGGAGAGCCCGGTTTCGGGGTCGAGAATGCTGGCATCGGCCTGATTGCCGAAAATGCCGTAGTTGGTCACGCACAGGTGCATGTTGCCGACTTTATGAACGCGGACTTCCTGCGACGGAGCAGCTAATGGTTTATTCAAGACTTGTAAGCGGCGCAAATGCTCCGCTCTTGTTTCATTAGTTGCAAGCGCGGCTTGCGCGAGATTGTAACCGGCCAACAAGAAAACAAGGCCAATCACAAACTGCGGCAGCAGCGATCTACTGTAACGATTAAAGTTCACTGACTTCCCTCCGACTCTATCCGAAATGAAATTATCTCACAACCATATCAACAAAGAACAATAACGTTTCTCCTTAGAACTTCATCCCGAGGGTGAAGCGGTGGGCTTCGTTAAGCAAGCCCATATCCTGATAGCCGTAGTCCAAGCGCAGTTCCATCTTGTTGAAGGGAACGCGAAGACCGCCGCCGACACTGAACGTGCCTTCATCGTAGTTGAATTTCTCACCAACCCGGATAAAGTAGCGTTCGTCGTAGCCGTACTCAAAGCCGGCATTGTACTTCTCAAGATTGTCGGAAGGATGCGATGCTTCAACGGCAAACACACCTTTGTGTTTCTCGCCGTCAAGCACGTTTATCGCGCCGCCAAAACGGAAGTTAATCGGAAGCGGATAGCCCTCTTGAATGAAGGTCATGTCCGGTCCGAAGTTCGAAATCACCATCGAAATCTTGAAGTTGCGGAAACCAGTATCGTAGTTCGTACCGACATCGGCTGCCCAACCGCTGGCGCGTTCGTCTTCAAGAAGTTCATCGATGAACTTCAAGGTCAAGCCGACGCTGAAGCGATCAGTCAAGGCGCGGCCATAGCTCAACGTCGCGGCATAGCTGCGAGCGCCGAAGGTACGACCGGTGCCGTCGAAGTACTCATACGTTGTCTCGTCCATGTCGCCGGCATCGAGCGAGTAGAAACCCAATCCCAAAACACCGCCGAAACGATACAACGGATAAGCGATTCCGGCAAAGTCATACTTGATCTCAGCAGGATAATCTACATGTGT
This is a stretch of genomic DNA from bacterium. It encodes these proteins:
- a CDS encoding PorV/PorQ family protein, whose protein sequence is MRYDFAGIAYPLYRFGGVLGLGFYSLDAGDMDETTYEYFDGTGRTFGARSYAATLSYGRALTDRFSVGLTLKFIDELLEDERASGWAADVGTNYDTGFRNFKISMVISNFGPDMTFIQEGYPLPINFRFGGAINVLDGEKHKGVFAVEASHPSDNLEKYNAGFEYGYDERYFIRVGEKFNYDEGTFSVGGGLRVPFNKMELRLDYGYQDMGLLNEAHRFTLGMKF
- a CDS encoding PorV/PorQ family protein; the protein is MRKMILGVSLLLLLLPGMLLAQAKVGTAGAQFLEIGVSARAIGMGEAFVAVSNDATAMYYNPAGLTHLYDREVVFTHVDYPAEIKYDFAGIAYPLYRFGGVLGLGFYSLDAGDMDETTYEYFDGTGRTFGARSYAATLSYGRALTDRFSVGLTLKFIDELLEDERASGWAADVGTNYDTGFRNFKISMVISNFGPDMTFIQEGYPLPINFRFGGAINVLDGEKHKGVFAVEASHPSDNLEKYNAGFEYGYDERYFIRVGEKFNYDEGTFSVGGGLRVPFNKMELRLDYGYQDMGLLNEAHRFTLGMKF